The Streptomyces taklimakanensis nucleotide sequence GTCGCACGCCATCGAGGCGTTCGGCATCGGCGCGGTGGACTACCTGCTCAAGCCGGTCCGGCCCGAGCGGCTGGCGGAGTCGGTCTCGCGGGTGGCGGCCGCCCACCGGGCGGCGACCGACGACGGGGGCGACGAGCCGCGCGACGAGCTGGCGGTCGTCCAGATCGACCACGGCCGGCGGACGGTGTTCGTACGGCGCGACGACGTCCAGTTCGTGGAGGCGCACGGCGACTACATACGGCTGCACACCGCGCAGGGCACGCACCTGATCCGGCTGTCGCTGTCGTACCTGGAGGAGATCTGGGCGCCGGCGGGCTTCGTGCGGGTCCACCGCGGCTATCTGGTGGCGATCGACTGGGTGCACGACCTGCGGGTGACCAGCTCCTCGGGGCTGGTGGCGTGCACTCCGGCCGGTGACGTACCGGTCAGCCGGCGCCACGCCCGGAGCCTGAAGGAGCGGCTGCTGGATGCGGCGCGCAGCGGGCAGTTGGGGAGGGCGGCCCGGTGAGCCCCTCGATGAGCCGTCCGATGGGGCGTCCGGCGAGGGGCGCCCAGCCCGGTGGCGTCCGGCGGGTGAAGGTCACCAGCCCGCAGACCCGGCTCGCCCTGGCCCGGGGCCACCGTCGCCACCCCCAGTTGCTGCCGCTGCCCGCGCCCGCTGACGCCGAGGCCGCCCGCGCCGTCTTCGCGGCGCAGCGCCGCACCGCCCTGCGGACGGTGGCGCTGCTGGGCGCGGTGCTGTTCGGGACCAGTGGGACGATCGCGGCGCTGCCCGTGCTGGACCGGGTCTCGCTGGGGGGCGTCCCGCTGTCGTGGCTGGTGCTGGCCGTCGCCACCTACCCGGTGCTGCTGGTGCTCGCCTTCCGCCACGTGCGGCGTACCGAACGGGTGGAGGACCGCGCCGGGCCGGGAGGCGGCCCGTGACCGGTCTGACGACGATCGGCCTGGTGCTGGTCGCCAGCCTGGCCATCGGCCTCTACGGCGTCCACGCCGCGCGCACCAGCCCGGACTTCCTGGTCGCCTCGCGCCGCGTCTCCCCCGGCTGGAACGCCATGGCGATCGCCGGCGAGTACGTCTCGGCCGCCTCGGTGCTGGGGCTGGCGGGTCTGATGCTCAAGGACGGCATCGGGGCGATGTGGTACGCCGTCGGCTTCACCGCGGGATACGTGGCGGTGGTGGCGCTGGTGGCCGGACCCATGCGGCGCTCGGGGGCGTTCACCGTTCCGGACTTCGCGGAGTACCGGTTGGGGTCACCGGCGATCCGCAGGCTGTGCGGGGTGATCGTGCTGGTGATCATGCTGCTGTACCTGGTGCCGCAGTTCAAGGGGGCCGGGGTGGTCCTGCACCTGGTCAGCGGCACCCCCTACTGGGTGGGCGTGGTGCTGGCCGGGCTGGTGGTGAGCGCGTCGATCGCGGTGGGCGGCATGCGGTCGGCCACCTACGTCCAGGCGTTCCACTACCTGGTCAAGCTGGTGTTCATCTCGGTGCCGGCGATCTACCTGGTGGTGCACGTCGGCCCGGGGGTCCGGGCCGAGGCGCTGCGACCGGCCGGCGCGGCGGCCCCGGGCGTCACCGCCGGGGAGTGGACCCGCCCGCTCGTCGACATCGAGGGGGCGGGGCTGCCGCTGCTGTCCACCTGGTCGGTGCTGTTGGCGACCACGCTGGGGGCCATCGGCCTGCCGCACGTGATCATGCGGTTCCACACCAGTCCCACGGCCCGGACCGCCCGTCGGGTGGCCGTCATGGTCATCGGGCTGCTGGGGGTGTTCTACCTGTTCCCGGCGGTGTACGGGCTGCTGGGGCGGGTGCTGACCCCGCAGTTGGTGCACAGCAACGCCACCGACACCGTCTCGGTGGTGCTGCCGGGGACGGCGGTCCAGGGGACGCTGGGCAGCGTGCTGACGGCGCTGGTGGCCACCGGGGCGTTCGCGGCGTTTCTGTCCACCTCCTCCGGGCTGCTGTTGGCGCTGGCCGGTGGGCTCTCCCACGACCTGTTCGGGGGCGGGGTGGCCCGGCTGCGCGTGGCGGTGGCGGCGGGCGCGGCGGTGGCGGTGCTGCTGTCCTTGCCGGCCGCGCACCTGGACATCAACGTCGTGGTGGGCTGGGCGTTCGCGGTGGCGGCGTCCACGTTCTGTCCGCTGCTGGTGCTGGGCATCTGGTGGACGAGGCTGACGGTGGCGGGCGCGGCGGCCGGTCTGGCCACCGGGGTGGTGACGGCGACGGGGGCGGCGGTGCTGTCGGCGACCACGCGACCGGCGTCGCCGTGGCTGACGGTGCTGCTGGCCCAGCCGGCGTCGTGGACGGTGCCGCTGGCGTTCCTGACGATGGTCACCGTCTCGCTGCGGGGCACCCCGGCCGACTGGTCGGAGCGGGCGGTGCTGCGGCTGCACGCGCCCTGAGGGGGACGGGTGGGACGGACGGCGGTGTGCCGTCCGTCCCACCCGCCGTGCGCCCTCGGCCTCGGCCTCGGCCGCGGGTCGGGTCGGGTCGGGTCGGCGACCGTCGGGTCAGCGACCGCGCCGCCGTACGCCCTCGGCCAGCTCGCCCGCCAGCGAGCGGACCGCGGCCAGTCCGCCGTCCGGATCGCCGGCGTGGTCCAGCAGGCGCTTGACGAAGGCCGAACCGACGATCACGCCGTCGGCGAAGGAGGCCACCTCGGCGGCCTGGTCGGCGTTCGAGACGCCCAGACCGACGCAGACCGGCAGATCGGTGGTGGCGCGGGTGCGGCGCACCAGGTCCTCGGCCTCCCGGCCCACCGACTCGCGGGTGCCGGTGACGCCCATCAGGGAGGCGGCGTAGACGAATCCACTGCCCGCCGCCGTGATCTTCGCCAACCGCTCGTCGCGGCTGCTGGGAGCGACCACGAAGACGGTGGCCAGGCCGTGTTGTTCGGCGGCCTTGCGCCACGTCTCGGACTCCTCGACCGGCAGGTCGGGCAGGATGCAGCCCGCTCCGCCGGCCTCGGCCAGCTCGGTGGCGAAGCGCTCGGCGCCGTAGCGGTCGACGGGGTTCCAGTACGTCATGCACAGCACCGGCGCGCCGGTGGCGGCATGGGTCTCGCGCACGGTCCGCAGCACGTCGGCGATCCGCACCCCGCCGCGCAGGGCGATGTCGTCGGCGGTCTGGATGACCGGCCCGTCCAGGACCGGATCGCTGTGCGGCAGTCCGACCTCGACGATGTCGCAGCCGCCCTCCAGCAGGGCCGTGCACGCGGCGATGCCGCCGTCGACGGTGGGGAAGCCGGCGGGCAGGTAGCCCACCAGCGCGGCCCGTCCCTCGTCCTTCGCCGCCGCCAGGACGCGCCCCAGCTCCCGTGCCTGCCCCGCCATCACTCGGCTCCCCGTTCGGTCTCGGTGCCGCCGGGGGCGTCGTACAGCCCGAAGTAGCGGGCGGCGGTGTCCATGTCCTTGTCGCCCCGGCCGGAGAGGTTCACCAGCAGCAGCGCGTCCGGGCCCAGTTCGCGGCCCACGTCGAGGGCGCCGGCGAGCGCGTGGGCGCTCTCGATGGCCGGGATGATGCCCTCGGTCTCCGACAGCAGGCGCAGCGCCCGCATCGCCTCGTCGTCGGTGACCGGGCGGTACTCGCCGCGCCCGGTGTCCTTGAGGTAGGAGTGCTCGGGCCCGATGCCGGGGTAGTCCAGGCCGGCCGAGATGGAGTACGGCTCGGTGATCTGGCCCTCGTCGTCCTGGAGGACGTAGGAGCGCGAGCCGTGCAGGATGCCCGGCTCGCCCGCGGTCAGCGTGGCCGCGTGCTCGCCGGAGTCCACGCCGTGCCCGGCGGCCTCCAGGCCGATCAGGCGTACGGAGGTGTCGGGGAGGAAGGCGTGGAACAGGCCGATGGCGTTGGAACCGCCGCCGACGCAGGCCAACGCCGCGTCCGGCAGCCGTCCGGTGCGCTCGAGGATCTGCCGGCGGGCCTCGACGCCGATGACGCGGTGGAAGTCGCGCACCAGCGCCGGGAAGGGGTGGGGGCCCGCGACGGTACCGAAGAGGTAGTGGGTGTGGTCGACGTTGGCGACCCAGTCGCGGAACGCCTCGTTGATGGCGTCCTTCAGCGTCCGGCTGCCGGAGGTGACGGGGACGACCTCGGCGCCCAGCATCCGCATCCGGGCGACGTTGAGCGCCTGGCGCTGGGTGTCGATCTCGCCCATGTAGACGGTGCACTCCAGGCCGAACAGGGCGCAGGCGGTCGCGGTGGCGACGCCGTGCTGGCCCGCGCCGGTCTCGGCGATGACGCGGGTCTTGCCCATCCGCCTGGTCAGCAGGGCCTGCCCCAACACGTTGTTGATCTTGTGTGAGCCGGTGTGGTTGAGGTCCTCGCGCTTGAGGAAGATCCTGGCGCCGCCCGCGTGCTCGGCGAAGCGCCGCACCTCGGTCAGCGGGCTGGGCCGACCGGTGTAGTGGACGAGCAGGTCCTCCAGCTCGGCGGCGAAGGAGGGGTCCGCCTTGGCCTTGTCGTACTCGGCGGCCACCTCGTCCACGGCGGCGACCAGCGCCTCCGGGATGAACTTGCCGCCGAACGCGCCGAAGTAGCCCTCGGCGGTCGGCACCCGGCCCTCGGGGTCGGGAACGAAGAGATCGGTAGACATCCGACGTGCTCCTTGTCGGGGCGCGTGCCCCACAGAAGGTGTGGCCAGAGAAAGGGGAGGGCGACCGCCCCGACACCGGGGGACGGGACGGGGCGGTGGCTCACCGTGTCGTGGTGCGTGGTGCGCCGCGGACGCGCCACCGCGCGGCGACCGGCGCGTACCGGCGCGTACCGGCGCGTACCGGTGCGGTCAGGCGTCGGTGGCGGGAACGCGACCGACCACGGCGGCACACGCGGCACGGGCGTGCCATCGCCTCCCGTTGATCTGACCGGGCTCGCGGCCGATGTGGTAGCGCACACGCCGACCCAGCACCCGTCGAGCGGGCGCGCGGCAGCCGCGCGGACGGCAGCCGCGGGCGAGGCACGCGCTCAGGGCCATCGGCGTCGTCCTCCGCTCGTCTCTCCGCTCGCCTTCCGTCCCGTACGGCTCAGCCGCCGCCCTGCCGCAGGGCGGGGTGGGTGCCGGCGGCGACCAGGTCGGCCACGGCCGCCTTCGGGTCCTTGCCGGTGACCAGCGACTCGCCGACGAGCACCGCGTCGGCTCCCTCGTTGGCGTAGGCGATCAGGTCGTGCGGGCCGCGCACCCCCGACTCGGCGACCTTCACGATCCCCTCGGGGATCTCGGGGGCGACCCGGGCGAAGGTGCCGCGGTCGACCTCCAGGGTCTTGAGGTTGCGGGCGTTGACGCCGATGATCTTCGCCCCGGCGTCCACGGCGCGCTCGACCTCCTCCTCGTCGTGCACCTCGACCAGCGGGGTCAGCCCGATGGACTCGGCCCGCTCCACCAGGGAGACCAGCGCCTCCTGGTCGAGGGCGGCGACGATCAGCAGGGCCAGGTCGGCGCCGTGCGCCCGTGCCTCCCACAGTTGGTAGGAGGTGACGATGAAGTCCTTGCGCAGGACGGGGAGGTCCACCCGCTCGCGCACGGCGCGCAGATCGGCCAGCGAACCGCCGAAGCGCCGCTGCTCGGTGAGCACCGAGATGACCGCCGCGCCGCCCGCCTCGTAGTCGGCGGCGAGCCGGGCCGGGTCGGCGATGGCGGCCAGCGCGCCCTTGGAGGGGCTGGACCGCTTGACCTCGCAGATGACCCTGACGCCGTCGCCCTTGAGCGCGGCCACGCCGTCGCGGGCCCGTGGCGCCCCGGCCGCGCGCTCCTTGAGCTCGTCGAGGCCGACGCGCGCCTGCCGCTCGGCGAGGTCGGCACGGACCCCGTCGATGATCTCGTCGAGCACACTCACGCGAGCGGCCCCCTTCCTGGCTGGCTTCCTGGCTGGCTCGTCCCTGCGGTGGGCGCGGGGCTGGACTGGTACGCGTGCACAGCGATGGTATCCGTCCCGGGGCGTCGAACCCGCATCCGGGCGACCGCGGTCCCACATACCGGGCGGTGGTCCCGTGTCGCTCCCCCCGTCGGCCCCGTCCGGCCCCGCCGAACCGGGCCCGGACGGAAAAGCGCGGCGCCGGCCACCGGCACCGCGCTCCAAGGAGCCGCCTCGGGCGGCCCCGCTACGCCTCGGCCCGCTCCTTGGACTGGTCGAGGCGGCGGCCCTGCGACTGCTCCGGCTGCCCCATGCCCATCGAGCGCATCACCAGGCCGACGACACCGCCGAGGAGAACGATGGCCACCCCGGCCCAGAACCCCACCGGCTCGGCCATCACCGTGAAGGCCGAGGCCACACAGAAGCCGATGAACGCGATGGTGACGCCGGTCCAGGCGGCAGGGGTGTGTCCGTGGTTGTTGCCCGCCATTGAGTGCTCCTCGTAGGTCCGTTCTGGGCTCGCTCAGCGGCCATTGTGTCAGGGACGGTTTCCGGCTCCGCCGGTGGTGGGGTCCTCCCCCCGGTCCAGTGCCTTCCACAGTTCCTCGGGACGGTCCGGGTCGGGGGCCGGACGTCGGGCGCCGGGACCGACGGAGGCTCCCGCGCGCTCGTGGCGGCCCGACATCGCGGGCCAGTGACGCCCGTGGCGCAGCGCCAGCAGCCCGGCCGTCAACAGCAGCAGACCGCCGAGCGCGGCCGCGTGGGGCCACATGCCGTGGGAGACGCCCTCGACCGTCCCCCGGGCCAGTCCGCTGACCTCGGACGCCTTCGCCTCCAGCGCGCCGTCGTCGCCCGTGCCGAGCAGCGCGGCGACGGCGACGCCCGCGCCGCACAGGGTCAGCAGCGCGGCGACGAGCGTGCGGCCGGTGCGACGGACGGCGAAGACGGCGACCAGCGCGGCGAGGCCGACCAACGCCAACGCGCTGGGCAGCCCGGTCACCTCGCCGCCCGTGACCCGGACCGGGATCTCTCCCTGGGGCAGGACGGCGGTGCCCTCGCTCCAGACCCGTCCCGAGGCCACCAGGACGGTGGCGGCACCGAGCGCGCCCGCGGCCAGGGCCGCGGCCAGGGCGCGCCGGTGGGCGGCGGCCGCGGAACCGCCGGCGGGGGCGTCCGGTTCGGAGGCGGGGGAAGTCGGGGAACTCACTCTTCCACGCTACTCCCGAGATGCTCGGCGGCGCGCACCGCCCTGAGCACCGCCGCCGCCTTGTTCCGGCACTCGGTGTCCTCCGCCACCGGGTCGGAGTCGGCGACGACCCCGGCGCCCGCCTGGACGTAGGCCGTCCCGTCGCGCAGCAGGGCGGTGCGGATGGCGATGGCGGTGTCGGCGTCGCCGGCGAAGTCCAGGTAGCCGACGCAGCCGCCGTACAGACCGCGGCGGGTGGGCTCCACCTCCTCGATGATCTGCATCGCGCGCGGCTTGGGGGCGCCCGAGAGGGTGCCGGCCGGGAAGCAGGCGGTGAGCGCGTCGAAGGCGTTGCGGCCTTCCGCCAGGCGCCCGGTCACCGTGGAGACGATGTGCATCACGTGGCTGTAGCGCTCGATCGACATGAAGTCGACGACCTCGACGCTGCCGGGCTCGCAGACCCGGCCCAGGTCGTTGCGGCCCAGGTCGACGAGCATCAGGTGCTCGGCGCGCTCCTTGGGGTCGGCCAGCAGCTCCTCGGCGAGCGCGGCGTCGTCCCGCGGGGTCGCGCCGCGCGGGCGGGTGCCGGCGATGGGGTGCATCACGGCGCGCCCGTCCTCGACCTTCACCAGGGCCTCGGGGCTGGAGCCGACGACGTCGAAGCCGTCCAGGCGCAGCAGGTACATGTAGGGGCTGGGGTTGGTGGCACGCAGCACCCGGTAGACGTCCAGCGCGCTCGCCCGGCAGGGCGCCTCGAACCGCTGCGAGGGCACCACCTGGAACGCCTCGCCGGCGCGGATGCGCTCCTTGATGCCCTCCACCGCCTCCTGGTAGGCCCTTCCGCCCCAGCGGGGGGTGGGGGCCTCCTCCTCCCCGGACCCGGACGGCGGCAGCGGGACGGCGCCGGCGGACACGGGACGGTCGAGGTCGGCGGTCATGGCGTCCAGGCGCCGCACCGCGTCGGCGTACGCCTCGTCCACGCCGGTGTCCAGGTCGTTGTGGTTGATGGCGTTGGCGATCAGCAGCACGGTGCCGTCGCGGTGGTCCAGGACGGCCAGGTCGGAGGTGAGCATCATGGTCAGCTCGGGCAGCCCCAGGTCGTCGCGGGTGCTGTCGCCGATGCGCTCCAGGCGCCGCACCACGTCGTAGCCGAGGTAGCCGACCATGCCTCCGGTGAAGGGCGGCAGTTCGGCGTCGCGGTGCAGGTCGCGCGGGGTGTGCAGGGTCTCGACGGTGGCGCGCAGCGCGGCTGTCGGATCGCCGTCGGTGGGGACGCCGACCGGTGGGGTGCCCAGCCAGTGGGCCTGCCCGTCGCGGACGGTGAGGGTGGCGGAGGTGCGCACGCCCACGAAGGAGTAGCGCGACCAGGTGCCCCCGTCCGCCGACTCCAGCAGGAAGGTGCCGGGGCGCTCGGCGGCGAGCTTGCGGTAGAGGGCGATGGGGGTGTCGCCGTCGGCCAGCAGCCGGCGGGTGACGGGGATGACGCGGCGGTCCTTGGCGAGCGTGCGGAAGGTCTCCCGGTCCGGGGTGGTGCGTGGAGCGGTCATGCCGGGCCTCCCTCGTCACCCGCGGTGTCGGTGGTGTTCGAGGTGTTCGCCGCGGGGCCGCCCAGCGGGATCTCCCCGGCGTCGAAGCAGGTCCGGTCCCCGGTGTGGCAGGCCGCGCCCACCTGGTCGACCTTGACCAGGACGGTGTCGCCGTCACAGTCGAGCGCCACGGACTTCACGTGCTGGACGTGCCCGGAGGTGTCGCCCTTGGCCCAGTACTCGCGTCGGCTGCGGCTCCAGTAGGTGCAGCGGCCGGTGGTGAGGGTACGGTGCAGCGCCTCGTCGTCCATCCACCCCAGCATCAGCACTTCTCCGGTGTCGTACTGCTGGGCGATGGCGGGCACCAGACCGTCGGGGGTGCGCTTGAGGCGGGCGGCCACGGCTGGATCGAGTGGGGATCGGGGCATGGGGCCATTGTGCCGCCGGTGCGCGGTGCGCGGTGCCGGCGTCCGCGGGGCGGAACGGGTCGGCGGGGCGCCTTCGAGGCGTTCCGGGGCCGCTCGCGGGCGGCGGCGTCCGTGTCCGCCGGCCGTCACCGGGCCGTGTCGGTGTTGTGACGCGTCCGGGGCACCGCGTGTCGGTGCGGTGCGGCATTCTTTCGCCATGAGTCATCCACCGCCGTCCGACGGCGCGCACAACCCCGCCCCCGGCGGCGGTTTCGGTCCGCCCCAGGGCTTCGGTCCCCCCGAGCGGCCGGGCCCGCCCGCGGGGGGCCACGGCCATCCCGGCCCCCCGGCGAGCGGCTACGGGTACCCGGGGCCGCCGGGGCCGCCCGGCCCCGGCGGCCCCCCGGGCTACGGTCCCGGCGGTCTCGGCCCCTACTTTCCCCCGCCGGGCGGAGGCGGCGGGGGCAACGGAGGGAAGGTCGCCGCGATCATCATCGCCGCGGTGCTCGTCGCCGGTCTGATCGTGGGGGGCGTGCTCGTCCTGTCCGACGGCGGCACAGGCGCGGTGGACCGGGCCGCCGGGCCGAGCGCCACGTCCGACGCCACCACCGAGGCCGAGCGGACCCCGCGGGAGAGCGAGGAGCCGACGGACGGGCCGACGGACGAGCCTACAGACGAGCCGACAGACGGGCCGACAGAGCCGCCGAGTTCGGACCCGCCCTCGCCCGACCTCCCGCCGGACGCGACGGTCGACCCGGGCGAGGTCGTCCGGTACGTGGTGCTCGAACCGGGCACCTGCTTCGACCACCCGTCGCTGAGCAGTGACGTCACCCGGATCGAGGAGCGGTCCTGCGACGGTCCGCACAACGCCGAGGTGATCTCCAACGGGACGCTCACCGGTGACTTCGACGACGCCAAGGCGCTCCAGGACAAGGCCATGGAGATATGCCGGGCGGACGCGGAGAAGCGGATGGAACGGATCACGGACGGCAAGAGGTACTACTTCTACGTCATCTACCCGACGCTGACGACGTACGAGTACCGCGGCAAGGACGAGATCTCCTGCTCGCTGACGCTCAGCAACACCCGGGACGGCACGAAGCTGCGGGCGCCGCTGCCGGGCTGACCCGAGGCGGGACGCGTGGCGTGCGTGGCGTGGGTCGCCGCACGGTCGTAGGCTGGCCGCATGTCGACCCACGCCCGGCGCGAACGCCTTCTGCTGGCCGATCTGTTGGAGAGTTCCGGACCCGAGGCGCCCACCCTGTGCGACGGGTGGCGCACCAGGGACCTCGCGGCCCATCTTGTGGTGCGCGAGCGCCGCGCCGACGCGGCCGGCGGGGTGCTGCTCAAAGCCCTCCAGCCCCGACTGGAACGTGTGCAACAGGAGTTCGCGGCCAAGCCGTACGAGGAGCTGATCCAGCTCGTCCGCACCGGTCCGCCCCGGATGTCCCCCTTCGCCCTCAAGCAGGTCGACGAGGCCGCCAACACCGTGGAGTTCTTCCTCCACGGCGAGGACGTGCGCCGGGCCCGTCCGGACTGGACGCCGCGCACGATCGACCCCGTCTTCGCCGACGCCCTGTGGAGGCGGCTGGAGACCACGGCCCGGGTGTACGGGCGCCGCTGCCCGGTCGGCGTGGTACTGCGCCGTCCCAACGGTCAGGTGGCGGTGGCCCGCAAGGGGACCCCGGTCGTCACCGTCTCCGGCGAACCCTCCGAGTTGCTCGTCTTCGTCTCCGGGCGTCAGTCCGTGGCGCGGGTGGAGCTGGAGGGCGACGAGAAGGCCGTGGCGCGCGTCCGCGAGGCGAAGCTGGGCCTGTGACGCGCCCACCGGCGGCCCCGGCCGCCGGTGGGGAAACGGCCGGCCGCTCCCGTCGGCCTCCGCTCCCGACCGGCGACCCCGCTGCGGTGGTTCAGCAGCCCAACCCCGCCCGGCGCGCCCGGTCGGCCGCCGCCATCCGGTCGGTCACCTGGAGCTTGGCGAAGATGTGGGAGATGTGGTTCCGGACGGTCTTGTCGGACAGGACCAGCTCCCGAGCGATGCGGCGGTTGCCGTAGCCGCGGGCGAGCAGATCGAGCACCTGGCGCTCCCGGTTGGTGAGCTGCGGGAAGGCGGCCCGGCCGGGCATGTCGTGGACGGCGGAGAAGTAGTCGCCCAACCGGTCCGCGACGAACGGGCTGAACACCGCCCCACCGTCCGCGACCGTGCGCACCGCCCTGAGCAGTTCCTCGCGCGGCGCTCCCTTGGCGACGTAACCGCGGGCCCCGGCGCGGAGCGCCGATATCACCGCGTCGTCCTCCTCCCGGGCCGAGATCATCAACACCCGGGGCGGTACGCCGACGGCCCCCGCCCCGGGCTCCGGCGAGGCGATGATCCTCCGGGCGGCCTCGGTCCCCGGGCCGTCGGGCAGGCCGAGGTCCATCAGGACGACGTCCGCGGCCACCTCTCCCCCGCACAGGGTCCGGACGGCCTCCTCCCCCGTGGCCGCCTCCCCCACGACGTCCATGTCGTCCACACTCTCCACCGCGTGCCGCGTCCCGGCCCGGAACATCGGGTGATCGTCGACGAGGAAGACCCGGATCGTCACGGGAACCTCCGCGGCGGCACGGCCTCGGTCCGGGCCCTCCGGCCGGGGCACCGGCGCCCCGGCGCGCCCGCGGTGACGGTCGCGGACGCGCCGTCCGGCCGGGCCGTCGAGCCGCGCGCGCCGGCCCCCCGGCTCCCGGTCGCTTCGAAGACACGGCCGGAAGCACACCCTTTCCGTCCCGTTTTCCCTTCACAGGTGGAAAGCACAAGTCTGTGAGGAGGGGGCTCCGCGCCCCCGTTTCCGGGACTCCCCGACCGGTCGCCGGCCACATCGCACGGAACCCCCGGAAGCGCTTTCGTTTCCAATTCACATACTTCCGCCCTCTCCCTCCACCGCGGCGACTCCCCCTCCGACTCCGCTTCTCGACGCCCGAACCGCTCGGCCACGCGACTCTTCGACGCCACCATGAAAATCCCCCCAATTCCTCTGAGTCTCGAACATTAATACAGTTGCGACTCTTTCCGGAGGGATGTATTCGGCCACCGGTGAACGGCGCTGATCAGGCATTTCCCCCCGTCGTCACAGCGGGTTCCGGCGTGACAGCGACATGTGACGGAAGCCCTCCGAGGGGCCGAAAGTGGCGGGAAAAGACGGTTGCCGGCAAGACGCCCCGGACGCCCCCCGTCCCCGTTCCGCCCTCCTGACCGCACCATACGGGCCCATGACCGGGACTTCTCGGGACTTCGCTCCCACGAAACCGGGACTTCCGGCCTCCTACGTTGAAGAGGTCCGAAGCGTCCGGCCGCCGACGGAGCGACGCGATCCGGCGCCCTCCCGGCGACGCCCCCGCCTCCCCCTGCCACCCCCGAAGGGAAATTCCATGGTGCGCGAAGCCA carries:
- a CDS encoding response regulator transcription factor, translated to MTIRVFLVDDHPMFRAGTRHAVESVDDMDVVGEAATGEEAVRTLCGGEVAADVVLMDLGLPDGPGTEAARRIIASPEPGAGAVGVPPRVLMISAREEDDAVISALRAGARGYVAKGAPREELLRAVRTVADGGAVFSPFVADRLGDYFSAVHDMPGRAAFPQLTNRERQVLDLLARGYGNRRIARELVLSDKTVRNHISHIFAKLQVTDRMAAADRARRAGLGC